From a region of the Mycobacteroides saopaulense genome:
- a CDS encoding acyl-CoA dehydrogenase family protein, whose translation MDFAPSDRAAELTAAVREFIDGEIMPVERAVLAHHDQLLGARSGTAAELWKVPPELDTLKTKARAVGLWNLFLPDPELGGGLSNADYAPLAEQMGRSLFAPTVFNCNAPDSGNMEVLHRYGSQEQKEVWLEPLLEGDIRSAFCMTEPDVASSDATNMAATAVVDGDEVVINGRKWWSTGVGHPDCRVIIFMGLTDPDAHRYARHSMVLVPMDTPGVTVERMLPTMGFYDEPGGHGVVSFDNVRLPVDAFIAGPGKGFEIAQGRLGPGRVHHAMRLIGLAEVALEHACRRGLDRTAFGKPLVNLGGNRERIADARIAINQTRLLVMHAAWLLDTIGIMGALSAVSEIKVAAPNMAQQVIDMAIQMHGGGGLSNDFPLAAAWVNARALRLADGPDEVHRGVVARIELAKYASE comes from the coding sequence ATGGACTTCGCCCCGTCTGACCGTGCCGCCGAACTGACCGCCGCCGTCCGCGAGTTCATCGACGGGGAGATCATGCCGGTGGAACGAGCGGTACTGGCGCACCACGACCAGCTGCTGGGAGCCCGTTCGGGCACGGCGGCCGAGCTGTGGAAAGTGCCACCGGAGCTGGACACGTTGAAGACGAAGGCGCGCGCCGTGGGGTTGTGGAACCTCTTTCTGCCCGACCCAGAATTGGGTGGTGGGCTGTCCAACGCCGATTACGCGCCGCTGGCCGAGCAGATGGGCAGATCCCTGTTCGCGCCCACCGTATTCAATTGCAACGCACCCGATTCCGGGAACATGGAGGTGCTGCACCGGTACGGCAGCCAGGAGCAGAAGGAGGTGTGGCTCGAACCGTTGCTTGAGGGCGATATCCGCTCGGCGTTCTGTATGACCGAACCCGATGTCGCGTCTTCGGATGCCACCAACATGGCCGCCACCGCCGTCGTCGACGGCGACGAGGTGGTGATCAACGGACGCAAGTGGTGGAGCACCGGTGTGGGGCACCCCGACTGTAGGGTGATCATCTTCATGGGGTTGACCGACCCCGATGCGCATCGGTATGCCCGCCACTCGATGGTGCTGGTCCCGATGGACACCCCAGGTGTGACCGTCGAACGGATGCTGCCGACGATGGGCTTCTACGATGAGCCGGGCGGCCACGGGGTGGTGTCCTTCGACAACGTGCGCCTTCCGGTCGACGCGTTTATCGCGGGGCCGGGCAAGGGATTCGAGATTGCCCAGGGCAGGCTGGGCCCGGGCCGGGTGCACCACGCGATGCGTCTGATCGGTCTGGCCGAGGTGGCGCTGGAGCACGCGTGCCGCCGTGGGCTGGATCGCACCGCATTCGGCAAACCGTTGGTGAATCTGGGCGGAAACCGCGAACGCATTGCCGACGCGCGCATCGCCATCAACCAGACCCGGCTATTGGTCATGCATGCGGCCTGGCTGCTGGACACGATAGGCATCATGGGTGCGTTGTCTGCGGTGTCCGAGATCAAGGTGGCGGCCCCGAACATGGCTCAGCAAGTCATCGACATGGCCATTCAAATGCATGGCGGTGGAGGCCTTTCCAACGACTTCCCGCTAGCGGCAGCCTGGGTGAACGCCCGCGCGTTGCGCTTGGCCGACGGCCCAGACGAGGTCCACCGCGGTGTGGTGGCCCGAATCGAGCTGGCCAAATACGCTAGCGAGTGA